The following coding sequences are from one Bifidobacterium sp. window:
- a CDS encoding ABC transporter permease, which translates to MQASAQDTPHAKHRKAGVVARVRQWWSQFIYQWQLQAMIAPGIVFMIIFNFIPIYGLVLAFKNYTVVDTISGAPWVGWENFRIILSDKYFWDSVWNTLGISAIKLSLGFVLPIILAVMIYEVPWGPFKRIVQTLTYLPHFFSWIILGGMLINWLSTNGLLNEILNFVGVNASSNYLLDADKYWGIAALSDVWKEAGWGTILYLAVMAGIDPSLYEAAEMDGASKIRRIWHITIPELGTMITLNMVLSISALFGSNLDQTLILMNTQNQPKSEVINSYVYRIGLTQGDFSYATAVGLGVSIVSVVLLVITNVVSKKINDNQSVL; encoded by the coding sequence ATGCAGGCCTCAGCACAGGACACTCCGCATGCCAAGCATCGTAAAGCTGGTGTAGTGGCGCGAGTTCGTCAATGGTGGAGTCAGTTCATCTATCAGTGGCAGTTGCAAGCAATGATCGCACCAGGCATCGTGTTCATGATTATCTTCAATTTCATCCCGATTTATGGCCTTGTTTTGGCTTTCAAGAACTATACCGTTGTGGACACGATCTCAGGAGCGCCGTGGGTTGGCTGGGAGAATTTCCGTATTATTCTCAGCGATAAGTATTTTTGGGATTCGGTGTGGAACACGCTTGGGATTAGTGCAATCAAACTTTCGCTGGGATTTGTGTTGCCAATAATACTGGCGGTGATGATTTATGAAGTTCCATGGGGCCCGTTCAAGCGCATTGTGCAAACACTGACCTATCTGCCTCATTTCTTCTCATGGATCATTCTTGGCGGCATGCTTATCAATTGGTTATCAACAAATGGCTTGCTCAATGAAATCTTGAACTTTGTGGGTGTTAATGCTTCTTCAAATTATTTACTCGACGCAGATAAATACTGGGGTATAGCGGCGCTATCAGATGTATGGAAAGAAGCAGGCTGGGGAACGATTCTGTACTTAGCAGTTATGGCTGGTATCGATCCATCCCTATATGAAGCGGCCGAGATGGACGGAGCTTCAAAGATTCGACGTATATGGCATATCACCATTCCTGAGTTGGGAACGATGATTACTTTAAATATGGTGCTTTCAATCTCAGCACTGTTTGGCTCAAACCTCGATCAGACCTTGATTTTGATGAATACACAGAACCAACCGAAATCAGAAGTCATCAACTCCTATGTCTATCGAATAGGTCTTACTCAGGGAGACTTCTCATATGCAACAGCAGTCGGGTTGGGTGTTTCTATCGTTTCGGTTGTTCTTCTCGTTATCACCAATGTGGTGAGCAAGAAGATTAATGACAATCAGTCGGTTCTGTAG
- a CDS encoding carbohydrate ABC transporter permease produces MKRTTKVQLDNPQAMHAGKSLRHGSMTFNVVNTVLLVIFTLIIVIPVWNIVISSFASTQSLSEGGFVFWPKALSLDNYRSVLQDNQLWRALLISVLKTAIGVVAHTLFCAIFAYPLSKAYLKGRKLYSAMGIITMFFSGGMIPTYLLIKSLGLLDSFWVYIIPALFSYYDVIILMNFFRQVPASLEESAKIDGASEWRIFRSVILPLSKPALATIALFHGVAQWNDFMTTKLYITNENLYPLQMRLYDIIVRSQAASDMGNVGQIVLDTTSRGVRLATIMITIAPILVLYPFVQRYFVGGTMLGAVKG; encoded by the coding sequence ATGAAACGAACGACTAAAGTTCAATTGGATAATCCGCAGGCCATGCATGCAGGGAAATCGCTGCGACACGGATCGATGACATTTAACGTCGTGAACACTGTGCTCTTGGTGATATTTACTCTGATTATTGTGATTCCCGTATGGAATATCGTGATTTCTTCCTTTGCATCAACCCAATCACTCAGTGAGGGTGGTTTCGTGTTTTGGCCAAAGGCATTGTCTTTGGATAACTATCGCTCGGTGCTTCAAGATAACCAGTTGTGGCGCGCGTTGTTAATCTCGGTCTTGAAAACTGCGATCGGTGTGGTGGCCCACACCTTATTCTGCGCAATTTTCGCGTACCCGCTAAGCAAGGCATACCTCAAGGGACGCAAATTATATTCAGCAATGGGTATCATCACGATGTTTTTCAGCGGCGGTATGATTCCGACTTATCTGTTGATTAAGTCACTCGGATTGTTGGATTCCTTCTGGGTATATATCATTCCGGCACTCTTTAGCTACTACGACGTGATTATCCTGATGAACTTCTTCAGACAGGTTCCAGCCTCACTTGAAGAATCAGCCAAAATCGATGGTGCGAGTGAATGGAGAATCTTCCGCTCAGTGATTCTGCCGTTGTCGAAGCCTGCATTGGCAACTATCGCGCTCTTCCACGGCGTTGCTCAGTGGAATGACTTTATGACCACCAAGTTGTATATCACCAATGAGAATCTCTATCCCTTGCAGATGAGACTCTACGACATCATTGTGCGCTCGCAAGCTGCATCAGATATGGGCAATGTTGGTCAGATAGTGCTCGACACCACCTCGAGAGGTGTGCGACTGGCGACCATCATGATTACCATTGCACCAATTTTGGTGCTCTACCCATTCGTTCAACGGTATTTCGTCGGCGGGACCATGCTTGGTGCGGTGAAAGGCTGA
- a CDS encoding sugar ABC transporter substrate-binding protein produces MRSINKAGKVVAAAVSAVLSLTALAACGSGDAKDATASLPDPTYKVSASTPAWKSDKSKDNTLTWYVNADWWNKSFGKDLITAQIKKDLNLDITFVTGDDTKLNTYFASGKLPDIITTFDSTSKVAQTANQWALPLEQLAKKYDPYFSKVAKKETLDWYRLKDGKVYGYPSYSNTSADYKSGMIHPTSAFIVRKDVLSAIGKQDFTTPEGFVKGMQAIKEKFPNLTPFGFNDFTDNNSSLQSTVQDMLGVPITTKSDGYYDRDLDADYVKWLEAFREVHAAGNVSDDSFADDADTFKEKVSTGQYGAIMMQNFVSTGTQLQTFASKNPNSAYQAVDAISSTEGRKPTLSQSGLSGWSINYITKQTKNPAKAIQAFEYLLSDYGQMLTNFGIEGQTYTKNSDGTVAWTEQANQVRLNETEKWQKEYRMGEFVLFGHDRYKALNKASYVDAIWQMQDWGQQYLTPQFKIENIAPDTGSAEARSLSAIQTNWSTTMVSMIRAGSQSDFDSILKKYKQFQKDNNIEQVNSIRSQKIKANVKKLAD; encoded by the coding sequence ATGAGAAGTATTAACAAGGCTGGGAAAGTTGTGGCGGCTGCTGTTTCTGCAGTACTGTCGTTGACTGCACTCGCAGCTTGCGGATCAGGAGATGCCAAAGATGCGACGGCCTCGCTTCCTGACCCAACGTATAAAGTATCGGCGAGTACTCCAGCGTGGAAAAGTGATAAGAGTAAGGACAACACCCTTACCTGGTATGTCAACGCTGACTGGTGGAACAAATCGTTCGGCAAAGATTTGATTACCGCACAAATCAAGAAGGATCTTAATCTGGATATTACCTTCGTTACTGGTGATGACACCAAACTCAATACATACTTTGCCAGTGGAAAGTTACCGGACATCATCACCACTTTTGATTCAACTTCAAAAGTAGCTCAAACAGCCAATCAGTGGGCATTACCTCTGGAACAGTTGGCGAAAAAATATGATCCGTACTTTTCAAAGGTAGCTAAGAAGGAAACGCTGGACTGGTACAGGCTTAAAGACGGCAAAGTGTATGGCTATCCTTCGTATTCCAACACATCCGCTGACTACAAGTCAGGCATGATTCACCCGACGAGTGCCTTCATTGTCAGAAAGGATGTATTGAGCGCCATTGGCAAACAGGACTTCACCACGCCGGAAGGTTTCGTGAAGGGTATGCAGGCAATTAAAGAGAAGTTCCCGAATCTCACTCCCTTTGGTTTCAACGATTTCACCGATAACAACAGTTCTTTGCAATCTACGGTTCAAGACATGTTAGGTGTACCTATTACTACCAAGAGTGATGGGTATTACGATCGAGATCTTGATGCGGACTATGTCAAATGGTTAGAGGCTTTCCGCGAAGTACATGCTGCCGGAAACGTTTCTGATGACAGTTTCGCTGATGATGCAGATACCTTCAAGGAGAAGGTGTCAACTGGGCAATATGGTGCGATCATGATGCAGAACTTCGTCTCCACTGGAACGCAGCTGCAGACCTTTGCTTCAAAAAATCCTAACTCTGCCTATCAAGCAGTTGACGCTATTAGTAGCACTGAAGGTCGCAAGCCTACGCTTAGCCAGTCAGGCCTCAGTGGATGGTCAATTAACTACATCACTAAGCAGACCAAGAATCCTGCTAAAGCCATTCAAGCATTCGAATATCTCTTAAGTGATTATGGCCAGATGCTCACGAATTTCGGTATCGAAGGCCAGACATATACCAAAAATTCTGATGGTACCGTTGCTTGGACAGAACAGGCCAATCAGGTGCGACTTAACGAGACTGAGAAGTGGCAAAAGGAATACCGTATGGGTGAATTTGTGCTCTTCGGTCATGATCGGTACAAAGCGCTGAACAAAGCATCCTACGTTGATGCAATCTGGCAGATGCAGGATTGGGGACAGCAATATTTAACGCCACAGTTCAAAATTGAGAATATCGCGCCAGACACTGGTAGTGCAGAAGCTCGTTCACTTTCTGCAATTCAAACAAACTGGTCAACAACCATGGTCAGTATGATTCGTGCTGGAAGCCAATCTGATTTTGACAGCATCCTCAAGAAGTACAAGCAGTTCCAGAAGGATAATAATATCGAGCAGGTCAACTCGATACGAAGCCAGAAGATTAAGGCTAATGTCAAGAAGCTAGCGGACTAA
- a CDS encoding glycoside hydrolase family 30 protein yields the protein MSITGLNTIEATDAQSELVKAWLTTDATHMLQTVDTCADKDTVPDVVLDVDHTKRFQSIMGFGASFTDSSASLINSLDTSVRQQVMQRLFDRQRGIGLSLLRNPMGACDYSRWVYSYDDMPSGESDATLKHFSIKHDLADILPLTKMAMQINPEVQLIASPWSAPGWMKDSGTMITGSLMKRWYSAYAEYFVKFIQAYEREGVQVHALTVQNEPLFEPPHYPGMLVSAREELEFVVSYLRPALERSGLSPEIYGYDHNWDHPEYPEYLLTHAHDAFDGIAWHWYGGEAERQSEVAQRYQDFPSYFTEGSGGEWIPAFRPAFSNLMRTGIEILRNCSRSLILWNIALDHHNGPTVPGFGRSTCRGLLKISKSTAVEYTLDYYGLAHFSSAIAKGAVRIDSSQNKGVRSLVCDNPDGTTAFVLFNDGHEDRNIGIRDAELNVVYKLPSQAALTIVAHTSTWSKGE from the coding sequence GTGAGTATCACTGGTCTCAATACTATTGAAGCAACAGATGCACAATCAGAATTGGTAAAAGCGTGGTTAACCACAGACGCCACGCATATGTTACAGACAGTGGATACATGCGCAGATAAAGATACTGTGCCAGATGTTGTGCTCGACGTTGATCACACCAAGCGTTTTCAAAGCATTATGGGTTTTGGTGCTTCCTTTACGGATTCATCAGCATCCCTAATCAACAGTCTTGATACCTCGGTACGGCAGCAAGTCATGCAACGTCTTTTCGATCGACAGCGGGGTATCGGTCTATCACTATTGCGAAATCCCATGGGGGCTTGCGACTATTCCAGATGGGTGTACAGCTACGACGATATGCCCAGCGGTGAGAGCGACGCAACGCTGAAGCATTTTTCAATCAAGCATGATCTCGCCGATATCTTGCCATTGACAAAAATGGCGATGCAGATCAATCCTGAGGTACAGCTTATTGCCTCACCATGGAGTGCGCCAGGATGGATGAAAGACAGCGGAACAATGATTACCGGTTCGCTGATGAAACGTTGGTACTCAGCATATGCTGAGTATTTCGTTAAATTTATTCAGGCTTATGAACGCGAAGGTGTACAAGTCCACGCGCTGACTGTGCAGAATGAACCACTGTTTGAACCGCCGCATTACCCGGGGATGCTTGTATCTGCTCGTGAGGAGCTGGAGTTTGTGGTGAGCTATTTGCGTCCTGCTCTGGAACGATCTGGACTGTCTCCTGAAATATATGGCTACGATCATAACTGGGATCATCCTGAATATCCTGAATATCTTCTCACACATGCTCATGATGCGTTTGATGGAATCGCATGGCATTGGTATGGCGGTGAGGCGGAGCGACAAAGCGAAGTAGCGCAGCGATACCAAGACTTCCCAAGCTATTTCACAGAAGGCTCGGGAGGGGAATGGATACCTGCTTTTAGACCTGCCTTCAGTAATCTCATGCGTACAGGTATTGAGATATTGCGCAATTGCTCGCGTTCGCTCATCTTATGGAATATCGCTTTAGATCACCACAATGGTCCTACAGTTCCTGGTTTTGGACGAAGCACATGCCGAGGCTTACTAAAAATATCCAAGAGCACAGCAGTCGAATACACCCTTGATTACTATGGTCTTGCACATTTTAGTTCAGCCATAGCAAAAGGTGCTGTACGAATCGACAGCAGCCAAAACAAAGGGGTTCGAAGTCTTGTTTGCGACAATCCCGATGGCACAACTGCATTTGTGCTTTTCAATGACGGGCATGAGGATCGTAATATCGGCATACGTGACGCTGAGCTCAATGTGGTATACAAATTACCATCTCAAGCTGCACTCACGATTGTGGCACACACTTCAACCTGGTCGAAGGGGGAGTGA
- a CDS encoding YesL family protein, with the protein MKEFFSIDGKVYGALNVMVELLELNLLVIIGCLPIITIGASVASLYEVVFQIRSEGAVRVYSRFWKAFRENLRKGTVLWMIVVSAGAAMVLVYWLISNVTHGSVVVLIPICVIIAVLILAAMLIFPIAGRFDMSVQAIIRSALSLSMQHVLVTALAFVLMLVFVVVIPLFAPRLLLLWVLFAFSLTAYLQSWLLLRVFNQHAQAQ; encoded by the coding sequence ATGAAAGAGTTCTTTTCGATAGACGGCAAAGTTTATGGTGCGCTGAATGTTATGGTCGAGCTCCTCGAATTAAACCTCCTCGTTATTATTGGGTGTCTGCCGATAATAACCATTGGGGCAAGTGTCGCTTCACTGTATGAGGTCGTTTTCCAAATACGTAGCGAGGGCGCGGTTCGTGTCTACTCCAGATTCTGGAAGGCATTCCGTGAGAATCTGCGTAAAGGTACAGTGCTGTGGATGATTGTTGTTAGCGCTGGTGCTGCGATGGTGCTGGTGTATTGGCTGATATCGAATGTTACTCATGGCAGCGTTGTCGTGCTGATACCGATTTGTGTAATTATCGCCGTACTGATACTTGCTGCGATGCTGATATTCCCCATTGCTGGACGTTTTGATATGTCGGTTCAGGCAATAATTCGATCAGCGTTGTCGCTGTCAATGCAGCATGTACTCGTTACCGCACTGGCGTTTGTATTGATGCTGGTGTTTGTAGTGGTGATTCCGCTATTTGCCCCGAGATTGCTATTGCTATGGGTGTTGTTTGCATTCAGTTTGACTGCATATTTACAGAGCTGGTTATTGCTACGAGTATTTAATCAGCATGCCCAGGCTCAATAG
- a CDS encoding TetR/AcrR family transcriptional regulator, which yields MADEQHVRKSTKHRPETSQKRREILKAASEVFGLKGTSNGTLEEIADRVGMTRAGILHHFGSKRGLLLAVLQYRDTSEVENLEEHHIPSGAALFRHLIETARRNASRPGITRTFVTLSSESITDHNAGHDYFLNRYTNLREEITQALIDMAKERKATIDMAKADKASSAILAVMDGLQLQWLLDGEHVELAETTEYAMNALVWSVMSNLDEQAF from the coding sequence ATGGCAGACGAACAGCACGTCAGAAAATCCACGAAGCATAGACCTGAAACATCTCAGAAGCGTCGTGAGATACTCAAGGCTGCCTCAGAAGTATTTGGGCTTAAAGGCACGTCAAATGGCACTCTTGAAGAGATTGCCGATCGGGTGGGGATGACTAGAGCAGGCATACTGCATCACTTCGGGTCTAAACGAGGATTGTTACTCGCAGTGTTGCAATATAGGGACACTAGTGAAGTCGAAAATCTTGAAGAACATCATATTCCTAGCGGAGCAGCTCTATTTCGTCATCTGATTGAAACGGCGAGGCGTAACGCTTCACGACCAGGCATTACCCGTACCTTTGTTACCTTGTCTTCAGAATCCATTACTGACCACAATGCTGGACATGATTATTTTCTTAACAGATACACCAATCTCCGTGAGGAAATTACCCAAGCTCTTATCGACATGGCAAAGGAGCGTAAAGCCACCATCGATATGGCTAAGGCTGATAAGGCATCTTCGGCGATACTTGCGGTGATGGACGGTTTACAGCTGCAATGGCTACTCGATGGTGAACATGTTGAGTTAGCAGAAACCACTGAATATGCGATGAATGCTCTGGTGTGGTCTGTGATGAGTAATCTCGACGAACAAGCTTTCTAA
- the argS gene encoding arginine--tRNA ligase, with product MSPEALADLIAHSINHLLETGKAGTLTQEQIPLATSIGVVRPKDRSHGDWATNVAMQLAKKAGVAPRELAAALASELESSNGISSVEVAGPGFINIVLDSASAAAVVDTVLEQGSTYGHNDHLSGHTLNLEFVSANPTGPIHIGGTRWAAVGDSMARILQANGAQVVREYYFNDHGEQIDRFAKSLVAAAHHEDVPADGYKGGYIDEIATRVINEAAADGVDALALPRVRDDNGDEGASEQREEFRKRAVPMMFAEIQDSMKEFRVDFDVWFHENSLYESGEVERAIAELKDQGDIFEKDGATWFASTKYGDDKDRVIIKSDGHAAYIAGDIAYYLNKRRRSDHPCDVAIYMLGADHHGYIGRMMAVCAAFGDKPEVNMQILIGQMVNVMKDGKAVRMSKRAGNVVTIDDLLEAIGVDASRYSLARTDYHQSVDIDLNLLASHTNENPVYYVQYAHARSCNVDRNAQLAGINIADANLALLDTPADGEVLAALAQYPNVLQMAGDHRAPHRIAHYLEDLASAYHKWYNAERVVPMDLTDPENRLEQDQRSVVSIAKNPEAPRAAARLKLNDAVQRVIAGGLDLLGVSAPDKM from the coding sequence ATGAGCCCTGAAGCATTAGCTGATTTGATTGCACACAGTATTAACCACCTGTTAGAAACCGGTAAGGCCGGTACCTTAACGCAGGAACAAATTCCTTTGGCAACATCCATAGGAGTGGTCCGCCCCAAAGATCGCTCTCATGGCGATTGGGCCACCAATGTGGCGATGCAACTAGCCAAAAAGGCTGGTGTAGCACCCCGTGAACTTGCAGCTGCTCTTGCTAGCGAGCTTGAATCCTCGAATGGTATCTCTTCCGTAGAAGTTGCTGGACCTGGATTCATCAATATTGTGTTGGATTCAGCGTCCGCTGCGGCTGTGGTTGATACGGTGCTTGAGCAGGGGAGTACTTATGGACATAACGATCATCTCAGTGGTCATACACTGAACCTTGAATTCGTTTCAGCAAATCCGACGGGACCTATCCACATTGGTGGAACGCGTTGGGCTGCTGTTGGAGACTCAATGGCCCGCATATTACAAGCCAATGGTGCGCAGGTGGTTCGTGAATACTATTTCAATGATCACGGCGAGCAAATTGACCGTTTCGCTAAGTCTCTGGTTGCGGCAGCTCATCATGAAGATGTGCCCGCAGACGGTTACAAAGGCGGGTATATCGACGAGATTGCCACTCGGGTAATCAATGAGGCTGCAGCTGACGGCGTTGATGCTCTCGCTCTGCCTCGGGTACGAGATGACAATGGTGATGAAGGTGCAAGTGAACAGCGCGAGGAGTTCAGAAAACGCGCAGTGCCGATGATGTTCGCCGAGATTCAAGACTCGATGAAAGAGTTCAGGGTTGATTTCGATGTGTGGTTCCACGAAAACAGCCTGTATGAATCAGGTGAGGTTGAGCGAGCAATAGCCGAGTTGAAAGATCAAGGAGACATCTTTGAGAAGGACGGAGCCACGTGGTTCGCATCGACCAAATATGGCGACGACAAAGACCGTGTGATTATTAAATCAGATGGTCATGCAGCCTATATAGCGGGTGATATTGCGTATTACCTTAATAAGCGCCGTCGCTCAGACCACCCTTGTGATGTGGCAATTTACATGCTTGGTGCAGATCATCACGGATACATTGGCAGAATGATGGCTGTTTGCGCTGCCTTCGGTGATAAGCCAGAAGTTAATATGCAAATTTTGATTGGTCAGATGGTCAATGTTATGAAGGACGGCAAAGCTGTGCGTATGAGTAAGCGTGCAGGTAATGTCGTTACCATTGATGATCTCTTAGAGGCTATAGGTGTGGATGCTTCAAGGTATTCATTGGCGCGTACTGATTATCACCAGAGCGTTGATATCGACTTAAATTTGTTAGCCTCTCACACCAACGAGAATCCTGTGTATTACGTACAATATGCCCACGCGCGTTCATGCAATGTGGATCGCAATGCACAACTGGCTGGTATCAATATCGCGGATGCTAATTTGGCTCTGTTGGATACTCCCGCTGATGGTGAGGTGCTTGCTGCCCTTGCGCAATATCCTAATGTGCTGCAGATGGCTGGCGATCATCGCGCCCCCCACAGAATTGCTCACTACCTTGAAGATCTCGCTTCTGCATATCACAAGTGGTATAACGCGGAGCGCGTGGTTCCTATGGATCTCACAGATCCCGAGAATCGCCTCGAGCAGGATCAACGGTCTGTTGTGTCAATTGCTAAAAACCCTGAAGCTCCACGAGCGGCTGCCCGTCTTAAACTCAACGATGCGGTCCAGCGTGTTATCGCTGGTGGTCTGGATCTGTTGGGTGTGAGCGCTCCGGATAAGATGTGA
- a CDS encoding diaminopimelate decarboxylase family protein, which produces MSEATASTTDQQSTPMSAIWPDSAQRDSEGCLQLHGNSVTDLAARFGTPVYVVDTQELVDRARRFTTAVREAFPYTNTHVSYAGKAFLSKEVVRLVLAQGMLVDTCSMGEMRIALAAGAPGRRLVLHGNNKSDAEIRLAIEQGFAKIVVDSPDEPERIAAIARSVGKTAKVMLRVTVGVHAGGHEFISTAHEDQKFGVPLLPVGADTHLFEAIEQSVQVPSGLNSSEPTHTHPDMQQLSSLYVPSGKRPDDDPQVASAMTAVADGPAIEVLKDILSRQPELELIGVHAHIGSQIHDANAFIESARRLMVLRKTFWATDGFLLPETDLGGGYSVAYTDDDESMDIEHTFAHMSAAVDAINHRLGLPMPVLSFEPGRWIIAPCGVTVYQVGTVKPIHLPNGITRTYVSVDGGMSDNIRPALYGAQYTAELVNRRGAEEHIAARVVGLHCESGDILVQDIELPADIHRGDLLAIPVTGAYGRTMASNYNQVPIPAVAAVSSEDAHLMLRRQSITDLLDLDVDMASHQSSSN; this is translated from the coding sequence ATGAGCGAAGCGACAGCCAGTACCACAGATCAGCAATCCACTCCGATGTCAGCAATTTGGCCAGACAGCGCGCAACGAGATAGTGAAGGTTGTTTGCAGCTGCATGGCAACAGTGTCACAGACTTGGCTGCACGTTTTGGCACGCCTGTATATGTGGTAGACACACAGGAATTGGTGGATAGAGCACGTCGCTTCACCACAGCAGTGCGAGAAGCATTCCCATACACCAATACTCATGTCAGCTACGCAGGCAAAGCATTCTTGAGCAAAGAGGTTGTCCGCTTAGTTCTTGCTCAAGGCATGCTGGTAGATACCTGCAGCATGGGCGAGATGCGCATTGCGCTCGCGGCTGGAGCACCAGGTCGTAGGCTAGTGTTGCATGGCAACAATAAATCTGATGCCGAGATTCGTCTTGCCATAGAGCAGGGCTTTGCAAAAATTGTGGTGGATTCTCCTGATGAACCAGAGCGAATAGCTGCCATTGCTCGTTCTGTAGGCAAAACAGCAAAAGTGATGCTCAGAGTCACTGTCGGAGTACATGCCGGAGGACATGAATTCATATCCACTGCTCACGAGGACCAGAAATTCGGTGTTCCTTTGCTCCCTGTTGGCGCAGATACACATCTTTTTGAGGCTATTGAGCAAAGCGTTCAGGTACCTAGTGGTCTAAATTCGTCTGAACCAACTCACACGCATCCTGATATGCAACAGCTCTCATCTCTGTATGTGCCTTCAGGCAAACGCCCTGATGACGATCCTCAAGTAGCGTCCGCTATGACAGCTGTGGCAGATGGGCCAGCAATTGAGGTACTCAAAGACATACTGTCGCGTCAACCGGAGTTGGAGCTCATAGGGGTCCATGCCCATATTGGTTCACAAATCCACGATGCTAATGCCTTCATCGAATCTGCACGGCGTCTGATGGTGCTACGTAAAACCTTCTGGGCAACTGATGGATTCCTGCTACCTGAAACTGATCTTGGTGGTGGCTATTCAGTGGCGTATACCGACGACGACGAATCTATGGATATTGAGCATACATTTGCACATATGTCTGCGGCTGTGGACGCAATAAATCATCGGCTGGGTTTGCCCATGCCTGTTCTGTCCTTCGAACCTGGCAGGTGGATTATTGCCCCTTGCGGCGTCACCGTTTATCAAGTCGGTACAGTCAAGCCTATTCATCTGCCCAACGGTATTACGCGTACCTATGTCTCAGTTGATGGCGGCATGAGCGACAATATCAGGCCGGCACTCTATGGTGCTCAATACACTGCTGAACTGGTCAACAGACGCGGTGCAGAGGAACATATTGCCGCAAGAGTAGTGGGTTTACACTGCGAATCGGGAGATATCTTAGTGCAAGATATCGAGTTGCCCGCAGACATACATCGTGGTGATTTGCTTGCTATACCTGTTACCGGTGCTTATGGACGTACCATGGCTAGCAATTACAACCAAGTCCCCATTCCTGCTGTTGCAGCCGTTTCATCCGAAGATGCTCATCTGATGCTTCGTCGCCAGAGTATTACAGATTTACTAGATCTTGATGTCGATATGGCTTCACATCAGAGTTCAAGCAACTAA